The sequence below is a genomic window from Bactrocera neohumeralis isolate Rockhampton chromosome 4, APGP_CSIRO_Bneo_wtdbg2-racon-allhic-juicebox.fasta_v2, whole genome shotgun sequence.
ATGACGCGAAGACGCTCCGTCCGCCAACAGCAAAATGGCAATATCGGAGGCGATAGTAATCATTAGGGCGGGTGTGTTGCATGAAAACTGCAAAGTGCTGATGCGCGAAACTGAGCTAGTTTtatttacgtacatatattatcGTGAAggtataaatgcatatatttttattgcgacTTGAatgttaaagtgaaaaaaacgaTACTATagtgttttaaaataaacaaaaggaaTATGCAGAATATAATGATGCTAAGGGAAATTAAACAATAACTgtgtaataaacaaaaaacaaattaaaaacaattaagaaattaagtaaCCGGCAacaaatatagtaaaaattacttgcaaattttagttaaagaaatattgcgggtaatatattcaaaaaacaaaaacaaaaaaaaaaaaaacaattttacgcTCTAATGAACTCGTTTGTGTTGCTGAATAATGTCCGCATTTTCAATATGGTTTTTACATATTCAATTAGaagaatttttgcaaaatattattttatattaaaaatttacttaagtttatgcattgttttgtttacttagctgtaataaaaataaaaaaaaaacgaaaaattattgaaattaaccGTTGAAGTCATGTTATGCTTTTGCTCTACactattttgtttcaatttgttattaaaagcaacaacaacaaataactacAAACATTTTGATGTGTTTCAAAATGTTGAGATTTCTGTAGTGAGATTAAAGCCTTGATGTGGCATTAGTTACAttgaatgtttaataaaaacacaaaaaaaaaataaaaacaaaaaacacgaaataatacaaacatacaaataatctgtataaattaagttaataaataatcaggtttaacacaaaaataattGCTGAATTTCATTTGTGTGGAAGTTGCCGTCGAAACTCGCCCTTCAAATATCTGCGCTTGGCGCGTTGCTGAGTGGCGTGAGTTTGCGCTATGCTAGTTTTGAAAACtaaattgtaaatattcatattttagtAGCTACAAGTATTCAACACGGATAAATTTCGATAGTGTGCTTTGTGTTAAGTGGAAAGTTATTAAGCTTAAAAATGTCATAGCAAATGTCAAATGTGCTTTGaatatttaatgtattccgtGGGCTCAGATTTaactaatattttacatatcttacagttacattttatttttgagctTTCTCGTTTTTGCGGTGAACATTTCGCTACttttctttaaaactttttggaattatcaAACATTTCCAAAGCATGTgcttaactaaaaaaattctgtttagAAAAACAAAGTAATGTTAAACGTGACTCAGCAATTTTGTGAGTAGTTtcgataataaaaataaagcgtTTTTCATGAATTTTGTGAGTAGTTTCGATTAATCGCGCATTGACTGGCATAATTTTTCAACTACATGAGATCTGCAACAAATTTACAAAGAAAGTGATTGAGGCAATATACGAATGTCTTGTTACATATGCATATCTTAAAGTAGCTTAAGTCAATTTAACGCATTTCAAGTCCAGTTGAGTTATTCTGCCAAACTGATACGTGATTTAGTGCTGTGGTTTATCATAAATATGCGCTTCGAAGTGGTAGCTTGAAATAAGTGATTTTTACTGGAAATGAAAGCGGCTATGTTAGATTAAATTGACTTAAACTGCATTAACTTATTGCTACAAATACTATATTAATTTGATAAATACATtagatattttgaattttttttaatagtttattgttaatcttattatttttatttcaatattttgtaattttttcattactttttatattttttgcatttttatataattctttttttattttatacattgtttttattttttatatttatttatattttttttatttattttttatattttttttatttcttttttttaatttttttatttattttatttatttatttttttttattttttttatttttttatttattttttatatatttatttttatattttttttatatttttttattttttttcttttgtagacaaaaattcattaaaatgtgttaaatttaattttatttacataaatgacattttacacaaaatacagttgaacttccataactcggatttctccataactcgaaggTCTCTTGTgtattatggtgattcgagttagggaagttcaactgtatgtattcacttatattataactcatacactcaaaatatttgttatatattttctctgaaaacataatttttgtttcataattaaattataatattacatatgtttttgtataaattattttttgttgcctggcttttatattttgcacaaatttaaaaaaaattttttgtttaaaaatatttattattaaaaaaaatgtttaaaacaaattatgttactattaactatttttaacaattttattatttaaaacatactTCTAATTGTACTTTTATATTAATAgtacttcttttaatttttaatttttttttaaattatgctaaattagtgatttattatttttttactttaaattgtgtttgaaatattttatctacTTAAAACTCATctccagcacacacacatatacatacatataaatacccATAGATAACCTACCTTTTTAGTAGCATTTTTAAAGAgcaagtaaatataattaaaatatccttattgtaaattttataaatgaaatgaaatctgCAATCTTCCAAACTGGTTTAAACCCGTAAAGGCACTTATATTTAACCACTCCAGCAACAAGAATAAAACTAAGCTTAAAATTTGAgagtaaaaaaaacaatgaaataaaaacaataatatataataatattaataaataaaaaataagacgaaatttactaaacattttttatttagattaagtgagatgtaaaagtttaagcttttaaataaaataaacaagaaaaatcttaaaaataattactataaaaaaacctcattcaacaataaaaatttcgaaaatcaatatagaatgaaaaatttgctattaaattaatataaatgtaattaaataagCAATTAAGCATATTTACAATGGACGGCTGGCTATCTcataaatattagtaaaaaataaaaatacttattaaataattaaaataaaaaaaaaatattaagtatgtatatctaaGTGTAAATTactataatattaatataaattatgtttaatatacatatatatttatacatatatacatacatacatacatactatatataatatataactcgGTATATAAGTAAAGAAAACACCAAAATacactaaataatatttaacaacTTCGAGTttgtgtaagaaaaaaattataataaaaaacaaacaaaaaaactacaaatCATAATTAAGCACAAAGaagtataattttataattgtaacaaaaatatattatatgtatatatatatataaaactattaCATGTAAAAGAAGACAAAagctacaaataaaaaagtctcattgaaaaaaattcctcTAAAAAAGTCCAAATGTTAATGCTGTTgcgttaaaattttatgttctaccagaatgttaaaaattattgaataattgaacgaaaatatttaagaaaaaataaataacaatatatttgaatataagaaacagatgttttatttaaattatcgaGATTTTCATGCTTCTGAGATTGTTTGTCCATATGGCTTGTTGACttgtgttgttgtcattgttattatttttatcatatgCCGCCACCGCTGCAATATGTCATTGCCCGCGCTGTTGTATCTAGCTAGAAGACGGCAGATGTCGCTATGCATGTTATTAACCCTTATGTGCTTACGCGCCCTCTAATACCATGTTTCGATCAAAAACTATAAGTGATtagattatatatttaatataataaatatatatataattatatataatctATTCACTAATCCAAACagttctcactgccgttggaGATTTATAAGACAGCtgtttttaacattaaaaaaatcacatgttttaacatttattaaaagaaaacatagTGTTGTCGTAATTTGTTATAGAAGTCGTCTTCTTTtatataactatttatttatttatttaagtatacatACGCCAAACGGCATTatacaactaaaaaatttaaaattatataatatttgttatgtaATTAAGAGAAAGGGATTAATAGTATTTAATACtagtataaataaaactataaattgaacaaaaattataagaatagCAAATTAGGAAGGAGAAAGTGGAAAAGGTGAGACTAGAAATATTGCAGTAGACGTTATTTGATATCCGGGATGAAGGCACTGAGTGATCCGCTACAGAAGTCCACATCACTATGTAATTAGTTGACGAGCCAGGCCAGACGGTTGTGAGGACCATTGAGAACGTAGCTCTTGGTAGTTTTCATAGTCTTCAGGAGACGGTTACGTCTCAGTGAGAGACCCACTGATGCAAATTCGAAACTGCTGATGATGTCTGGCGCATCGATAAGGCCGTTCacgactttgaaaaaaatatcatgTCAGCTACTTGACGACGTTCTTGCAGGCTGCTGATAGTAGTGTTTATAGACATCAGACACTGTGTTGTAACCACCAGAAATACCATATCGATAGCCAAGACATTTACATAGCTTTgattgtattttttcaatacgACTAGAGGCAGCATCGGTATAAGGCGTCCAAATTACAGTGCCATATTCTAAAATTGGCAGAACCATTGATGAATAAAGGCGTAACAGTGAGATGGGATTCATGAAATCCTTACTAGTTCTAGTAATGAATCCCAGAACTTTAAAAGCCTGGAGAGTGATCTTCTCAATATGCTTGTTAAACGTCAGTTTATTGTCTATGATGATAGCCAGGTTCTTTACATGATCCACTTCACTTAACAACTCATCGTTTAGATAATAATTAGCTGGTATTCTGATATGTGACCGTGAGTAGGATACAGTTACACATTTTCTGACATTCAAGTCCAATTTGTTTAATCGGCACCACAACGAAAGCTTGTCTATGTCATTCTGAAGAACTCGAAGGTCTTGCTCACCGGTTATCATTCTGAAGATCTTCAAATCGTCTGCATAAAGCAAAAATTCTGATTGAAAGTTATCGCCAATATCCTTTACGAAGATATTAAAGAGAATAGGCCCCAGATGTGACCCCTGAGGTACTCCTGAGGTATCCGTCTACTTTGATATGGAAATGCTTTCCTGTACGACATGATTGAATCCAAAACAGTGCATTACCGCATATACCGTATCGTCTAAGTACTTAGTATGATCCACCATGTCAAAAGCCTTGCTGAAATCGGTGTAAATGGTGTGAGCTGAGTGGCCATTGTTTAGGGCATCTAGTAGGCAATTTACCTAGATAAACAGGTTAAAAGAAGTCGATCTTCCGCCGACGAAACCATGCTGCTTGTTGGTGATAATATTTGTGAAGAATGCAGTGAGTTGTGGAAGAACTATCTTCTCGAAAAGCTTGGTCAAAGCTGATTGGATCCAAACTGGCCTATAGCTAACGACCTCAGACTTTGGGCCGTCCTTGTGAATCGGACAGATGTAGGATGATTTCCATATAGTTGGGAAGACACCATTTTGTAGTGAGTAACTGAATAAGTGTGTGATATGCTCGCTAAGGCTGTCTACACAGTTTATAAGAAAAGTATTTGGTAAGCAAGACTTATTCTCCGTTGAATTTCAtttcacattgttgttgctgctaattCTGATtccaaaatagataaaattttcTACGATTTCAAATTTATGACATTCAGTAGTGACGCGGGCGCGAAGtagcgagtgcgatgactgtttgtttgatgacgggagatattttgtcttgccctcgttcactaccacaCCCATTTCCTTCGcattggcgcatggtgaatatctggtctgtTGTGAATTTTCCatgcctaaagccacactgataaggtgtgggctttagtctttcacacagtacgttCGATAGCACCTTGTACGtgatattgaggaggcttatcgcACGCTAGttgcacagattgtggggtctccctttttatggattgggtaGAGCACACTTCAATTCcagtcgttgggcatgctttcgtacgaccatattctacaaagagctgacgcatgctccttatcactttttcgccgccatgtttgaatagccggcaatctatcggcctcgtcgctttgttgttcttgagacgggtaattactattcgaacttcttcatggtcgggcaatggaacgtctgctccatcgtcatcgattggggaatcgggttcaccatctcttgGTGTTATGCTTCCACtgccataatttcagtatgctctcgCGACCAATGGTTTATACATTGTTTAACAGTTACTTTTTCATACTTCATCTCAGATGACACAAAGGCGGTCCGATAAGTACATAgactacaaaaataaatgaaataattggaaaaaatcgCCAGTTATTTCACAATAGAGCCCCCATTTAGCTCAACACAAGCAATGCTCCAACTTTTTTAACCCTCACGAAGACCACGGTTTCTGGACGTGGCTTTGCAATTAGACGAGACTAACATTAAAGATTTCAGTGGAGGGGGCTTTCGTAGTTTAATTCGATGAGTTTGGCAGTGGCAACGGTAGTAGCGACTCTGCTGAGGCGTCGTGATGATGGAAACTACCTTTCCTTCTACAAATAGTACCGTTTTTTGCAATTCGGCATCGAATAGCGCCAATCGCCCGTCGCAAGGTAATCGAAGTAAAAGTCGAAGTCTTCGCCACATTCGGAGTAAGTTTGCTAGGTCAAGTCCACTTTTTCAAACGTAATTTGGCCTATGATGTGCATCAGTGGAATTATGTTTGGTGGAGGGTTACGATACCACGCCGAAAATCTTTCGGCTTGCGTTTAAACCTTGTGAAACACTGCGGCAATGTGATCTGCCAATCGCACTTGTTGTCCGGAATCAGCGAACAAGGAACTCAACGTGCTTTCattattaattgaattttatgagATATTTCAGACTGCATATAACTCACGGTGTCTTTGGAATGCCCATTAACTAAACTCTCTTGTGCATCTGCAATTGTGCGTGGTTCATCAAAAATTTGTGATACCAATTTTTACTAGCGAAGAGGAAGAGCCATCATATACTACAACATTCAAGCGTTCTTTCAAAGACCTCTTGGGTTGTTCGACCGATGTTCGATCCTTACAGTCTTTGAATTTTCTCAAATTATAACGGATAGCGGCGATATTGTAGGTCTGCTCACTGACCAAAGGATCAAGGTTGTCTcaggtcaaaaattaattataatagcTAGAGAAACATGAAACCTAGTGAAATAGTACGAAATAGAGCTTATAAATGTAATGTTTGTGGTCATCTATAATTCATTGAACATTGTCTACTATTTTGGAAAGCAATATTAACAGCAGAAAGTTGTtctttagtaaaatttaatcgCCGAAATCCTTAAAGAATCTTCTACTAAGATGCGTTTCACGTTCATTTAGCCGCAGACAATTTTTATTGGCTACAAAGTCGTAAATTATGTGACCACGTGGGAGTCGCGACGAAGCGAAAATAAGCAGCAAAGACGGAAAGTGAAAAAacccaaataaataaaagctttagCGTCTAAAACTTCAAGTACAGCTGCAACACTcattaaaagtaaaagtaagagtaaaaaaaggaaaaggataGCAAATACTATATAAAAGGGACGGTCAGTAAAGAAAGGTGAATCAAATCTCAGAAATCAAGCTTTTTATTAATTGGATGTTAGATACTCACATTTTGGTAGTATGAGGCTATAAACTTCATCCAGAGTGTATACAATAAGTGCACTTAGCTTTCTCttgaacttaaattttgttgtaacaaaataaaaatttaattgttaaaacaaaataaaaatttaagtttaattaaaaatataagcttATGTGAGCTTTAACTAaagtttttcttgcttttacaatgaaaaaatatatgttctaCTCAATGACCcatcacaaaaaataaaattcacgttctgtaaagaatattttcgcgcgcttcgctcaacttatgttcaacataatcggcccattgagcgtactattcacaaTACCCTAATCCATCTTCAGATCCAGCATTTATTAtgggataatattcgaccgaatagaccacgtctaacacgcagtgaagagaaaatagtagccgtagctgagagtgtacacgaacaccgtgaagagtcgattcggcgttgttcgtagcaactcggaatgacgtatggaacgacttggcgcattttacgtcgagatcttaaattgaaagcgtacaaaatacagcttgcgcaagaactgaagccacttgaACTTCCCAAaggacatcgcttcgctctatgggctcttgaaaagttcgagGAAGATCCAACgctttcgaaccaaatttttgttcagctcaatgggtatgcaaaAAAGCacaattgccgcatttgaaaCAAATagcaaactgaagagattcaagatctGCCATTTCacccagaaaaaaaaacaaaacggtttgttgtggtttgtgagccagtggaatcatcggtccacatttcttcaaaaatgatttcggtgagaacgtaaccgccaatggcgaccgttattgcgccatgataaccgactatttgatgcctgaaattgaagctcgtggtctgggtgacatttggtttcaataagacgccGCCATTTCCCACACGTCGCATAaatcaatcgatttattgaacacttcggtgagcagatgaTTTCACGTTTGGGCACATCGTCAGAGTATAAGCACTAAAGTTGTTTAATGTGAGTTTTTCAGAAGAAAACTTTGAATTCAAGCATTAGCACGGAAACTGGAAGCTCTTTAAAGTGAGTGttaaataatcaattttacCAGCGGGTAGAGTTCTCAATGCTTTATTGAGATGAGTACCATCAGCACTAAGTTACAATCAGAGAAGTTGTACATACATGAACTCCGGTATTTATAGGAGTgcaaaggaatttaaaataccaaaacaGAAATGTATGATAAAGAGAGATGAGAAATAGAAAGCTTAGATAAAACAGTATTGCCAGATCAGACTTAacattattagaaaataaacataaaactaACGCAAATAATCCTAAACAGTGAGCTTAAGGCTTTTTGTAAAGGAAATTGAACAAAGGTTGAGAAATATCGGCGGATATTGGCAGGGAATCATCTAGTCCAAGCATATCCTCATATTCCTACGATCAAACACTTAATTTGGATCTATACTGTCAACAGTTTTGAACTGTCTGAGGAAATTTAAAAAGCGTCCAGCTTTCGAAAGTATTAGAGATATGAGAAGAGAAAAATATGCCATCAGGACAACGTTGGGCTAAAAGTCTCAATAGTGAGTCGGCAGAAGCACCgagcttggctggaaagttCTTATGCATCCACCTTATAGTCCGGACCTGTCTCCAAGTGATTACTACCTACCTGTTTCACTTTATATCCAATGCTTTGCTGTTAGAAAGTcgtgtttttataatattaagaaACTAAAGCTCATTTTGGAAAGAAACTCACACACGAAGTAATATGTTCAAGCTTTCACTGGTAGAAAGCTTCATTGTGtttaaaacatttgaaaaataggAAATGGCATGCTTCTTCGTTTCATTTTATGtctttttatttattcgtaAAGAGTTTGAACATTTGAAATACTGCAtacgaaaaagttaaaatgaatattattatttttcattcttttcgaaaaatatatgaGAACTACTCGGTGTATATTagttaaaaacatataaaaaaatttcaatactaaaaacttattaaaaattaaactaataataaaaattcgatggatttaaactaaacaaaaatttacatctcaggaatttcttttttccaaaaaaaatgcaTCGCCTTATCGTTGTCTCATCTTCATGTGGGGCAGTGgtagtttattgttgttgtggcagtTGCTGTAGCCTTAATTGCAgttaagtgtgtgtgtgagcaagTGAGtgagtgtatgtttgtgtgcgtgcgtgcAAGAGTGTGCTTCCGGCGCTCCAACATCATTCAGCGTGTACTCCCTTAGTATTTGTAGCCGGGCCGGCCGCCGGGACCCTGTGGAAATTGTGGCTCACCCTCGTAGCTGACATCCGCATGGTAGCCAGTCTTCCAGTCGGCCGTATAGCGTACGATCTGTGTGCGACCATCGGGCAGTGCAACGCGATATTCACCGGTCACCACATCACCATTGCTCGAAGCTTTGTGGGCATAATCGTTGGCGGTCTCAACATCATTGACGGCGTACTCGAAGTCGAATGGCATGCCGGGGACGTGAACGTGACCCTGTGGAGACAATTAGGttagtaaatttttaatgaatatttaaattacgGAAAGCACTTAGTGATTAAAAGCTCGCCTAGTTAAACTTCATGAAATGTGAAAGAGAATAAtacattcatatttaatttttgtaaggccaaaatttttgaagactTTAGATTtatgtagaattttttttgtagttttttagtCAAAGTTAAAGTTCTTGCAAAGCTTTCAATTTTagctttttcatttatttttgaaagctcTAAAATATTGTGCTTTCACATAATTTTCGATTAACAGTTTTTAAcataaaatcaaaagaaattaattcaGCGCCAATTAAAGCTCTGCCAGAACATATAAAAGCTCTCGTATTAAATTTCTGTTATTTCGAATATTTAATAGCATTATCTATGGTTTATAATTCTTTAGCCTTTTTTAGACATTAATGGCAAAAGAGTGCCTAGAAAGCTTTTGTTGAGAAACTGCAAAACTTTTGGAATTCATAATGAAAGCTTAGCAAAAACTCATTAATTTTAACACTATTTTAAACGCAATTTTCTTAGTGAGTTTACTTACAGGCTCGCCGGGTCCAGGTTGCGATGGGCGTTGTGGGCCTGGTGGGCGTGGTCCGGGACCGGATGGGGTTCCAGGACGCTAAAAAGAAAGAGAATGCAAACGTTTTTTTAGATTAACTCAATTGCTGGAAAAGGACTTAAACTTCAACAGACTGTAAAGAAAACAAGTTTAATTAGCTTTTGAAGTAAGCTCTGGTTTTCTAGAATACGTTATGATTTTGCGTTTgaaattgaaacttttcaagttaAAGATCATCTTTAATCCTTAATGTTTAACGATGCTATTCAGCTCCACGAAGCAATAAGATTCGAGAATTTCAATTATCTCTGCAATCTTCATAATTTGGGAAACCATGCTCGGCACCGCATATATTTGTTTCGCAGCTAGTTTGGACCTTAGCTTAGACCACTTGACGTTATCAAATAGTTGGTAATGAATTAGAATTCCTTATTATGATTTCTAACTAATTCTTCTGTAAGCTTTGCTCCTctaactttgaagttatgaagACGTTTTAACTactagtattttaataaaagcgTTTAGTTGCTGGATTATGAATAGACATTTCGAGGTAAAATATACAATTCGGAATTTTCGAAAGCTACATTCCCAAAAAGCTCTACCGACTGCCTGAAAACTCTACAAAACTCTCTTACGAACACCCTCAAGGTAAATGCCAAAACAGCGGCATCATTTCCAGGTTAAAAATACaattcgaaattttcgaaagctACATTCCCAAAAAGCGTGACCGACTGAATGAAAGCTCTACAAAAATTACGAAGACACTCAaagtaaatatcaaaataacgGGATCATTTCGAGGTAAAATGCACAATTCGGAATATTCGAAAGCTAcattcccaaaaaattttaccgACTCTCTGAAAGCTCTAAAAAATTACGAACACACTCAAAGTAAATTCCAAAACAGCGGCATCATTTCGAAGTAAAA
It includes:
- the LOC126757052 gene encoding pro-resilin translates to MMSLKSLLLISSTIAVIACVCAQLAPGSNMYLPPKPNGYNYPEPKNPLRPGTPSGPGPRPPGPQRPSQPGPGEPGHVHVPGMPFDFEYAVNDVETANDYAHKASSNGDVVTGEYRVALPDGRTQIVRYTADWKTGYHADVSYEGEPQFPQGPGGRPGYKY